A stretch of DNA from Gimesia chilikensis:
GTTGGGATTCGGTCTGAGCCTGGATTCGTTGATCTCTTTTGTGAGATCAACAGCCTTTGAACGAATCGCGATTGTAGCTCACATGCCCGACGTGGCCCGTTGCACTTCCGATCTGATTGGAGGGGGGGCAATCACTTTTAAACCTGGAAATGCAGCCTGCATTCAATTTGACTCCCTGATTGGTATCGGTCAGGGGAGCCTTAAATGGCACCTCAGTGCCCCATTGTTCTGAAATCTCAGTTCAAATGGGATTACTCAGTAGATGAGGCATTTTTAGCCTCGATTTTCTGCCAGGAGTGAGAGAATTCGCTCATCCGTCAACCGCTCAGCGACAAACTTTGCTGAACTGAAATCTCCGTAATTGCTGAACTCATGCGGAATCGAAACCACATAAGCTCCTGCTGCCACGCCAGAGCGGGTGCCGGTTTCACTGTCTTCCAGAACCAGCATATTTTTCGGACTGACTCCCATTTTTTCAGCAGCGGTCAGATAAATTTCCGGATGTGGTTTGCCGTGAGTGACATCCTCAGCAGTCAGGCTGATCGGGAAACGATGAATAATGTCAAACCGGGACAACAGAGATTCCAGGTAAGGACGAGGTGAAGATGTAGCAACTCCCTTGGGGATATCCAGTTCTTCCAGGAAATCCAGCAGTTCAAACAAACCCTCCATGGGTTTCAGATGCTGATCCAGCAGGGAACGGAAAATTTCCTGGCTTTCTTCCCAGAGTTCCAGAGGATCTTCCGGTTTATCCAGGAACTGAGTGAGGTGTTCAAACCCCTCATGAGCACGTCGGCCCATCATTCCTCTCAGAATATCGGGGGTCATTTTTTTCCCGCGTCGTTGCAACAGGGCATCGCCTGAGAGGAAAAACACGTGTTCTGTATTAAACATGATGCCATCCAGGTCGAAGGCAACCGCCTGAATGGGAGGGAGTTGAGACATAAAATCACTCTTTGGTTATTTATTAAAAACAAGCTATCCGTTGAGCGTAGGATAGTTGTTCAAACGCAGTGGTTCAACTTGACCGGCTAAAATACCGGTTTTTGCTTTCGATAACTCAGATCGAGCAGCTCCATAGGATGCAAGACGTGTAGAGGCTTTCTTGCCTGACGTATCTGCGAATCAATCTGGAGTGTGCAGCCGACGTTCCCACTGATGACCACTTCAGCCCCCGTATCCAGAATATTATTCAGCTTACGTTTGCCTAACTGATCTGCCATCTCAGGCTGTGTCAGATTATAGCTGCCTGCTGCACCACAGCAGATGGTGGATTCATTCAAGGGGATCAGGGTCAGTCCGGGGATCAATTCCAGCAGTTTGCGTGGCTGATTTTGAACTTTCTGTGCATGCACCAGATGGCAGGCGTCGTGATAAGTTGCCTTGAGGGTGATCTCTCCTTCGGGGGCGATCGGTCCCAGTTCAAACAGGAATTCCGAAACATCCTTAAACTTGCCTGCGAACTGTTTCAGTCGTGCTGTCTGTTCCGCAGTGGGCCCCGAAATTTCCTCCGCGATATGCCCATAATCTTTGAGCATGGCTCCACAGCCTGCGACATTGACAATAATGGCATCCAGACCTTCTTGATCGAAGGCTGCCAGATTCTGGAGAGCAAATTTGAGAGCCTCGTCGTCTGAACCGCTGTGGTAATGAATGGCGCCACAGCAGACCTGGCTGCGGGGGATGATAACCTCGCAGCCATTGGCTTGCAGAACGCGTGCTGTGGCGCGATTGACATGGCTGTACATTGCTTCTGAAACACAACCCGTAAACAGGGCCACGCGAGCTCTTTGGGTTCCCTGTGCCGGTAAGACTTCCGGTAAGGCTGGTTCTACAGGCTTGAGACGTGGTAGCAGATTGTGCATCCGTTTCAGTTTCTGTGGCAGCAACTGTGGAATACCGAGGATGTCAACCAGCTTATCGAGCTTTAAGAACTGCATCACCCGGGCCGGC
This window harbors:
- a CDS encoding (Fe-S)-binding protein, with product MKPGSAFSQTTTADKDPAEIPGSEIPYEKFLDCIHCGLCTAACPTYLETGNENDSPRGRIYLMRAVVDQRVELSESVRGHLDLCLDCRSCETACPSGVQYGRLIEPFRVDMQHLDAKEGRGAKNDWFHRWILYRLFPYPNRIRLSLMPARVMQFLKLDKLVDILGIPQLLPQKLKRMHNLLPRLKPVEPALPEVLPAQGTQRARVALFTGCVSEAMYSHVNRATARVLQANGCEVIIPRSQVCCGAIHYHSGSDDEALKFALQNLAAFDQEGLDAIIVNVAGCGAMLKDYGHIAEEISGPTAEQTARLKQFAGKFKDVSEFLFELGPIAPEGEITLKATYHDACHLVHAQKVQNQPRKLLELIPGLTLIPLNESTICCGAAGSYNLTQPEMADQLGKRKLNNILDTGAEVVISGNVGCTLQIDSQIRQARKPLHVLHPMELLDLSYRKQKPVF
- a CDS encoding HAD family hydrolase; the protein is MSQLPPIQAVAFDLDGIMFNTEHVFFLSGDALLQRRGKKMTPDILRGMMGRRAHEGFEHLTQFLDKPEDPLELWEESQEIFRSLLDQHLKPMEGLFELLDFLEELDIPKGVATSSPRPYLESLLSRFDIIHRFPISLTAEDVTHGKPHPEIYLTAAEKMGVSPKNMLVLEDSETGTRSGVAAGAYVVSIPHEFSNYGDFSSAKFVAERLTDERILSLLAENRG